The Neurospora crassa OR74A linkage group IV, whole genome shotgun sequence genome has a segment encoding these proteins:
- a CDS encoding dolichyl-phosphate beta-glucosyltransferase yields MAPSSTISDIVGAPLQLVWGLYDVAAETSTPTLFLIAVSVAGLAFGLIYIVLHIVAPKPRLPYPSEKTYITTNPDGTISKPRPLPCWYDRWHAESRLKEQSSSSTTVSYPTIPAGFPVPDFGTVEPAEVEISVVIPAYNEADRLIPTLEEMVAYLDEHFGRPAISGPGSRPTSKGTGTPKPHRNVFKDASAHKRQHPPSGYEILLINDGSTDRTVDVALDFSRQHNLHDILRIVTLEKNRGKGGGVTHGLRHVRGEYAVFADADGASRFGDLGKLIEGCEDVVDGSNRGVAIGSRAHLVGSEAVVKRSAVRNFLMRSFHFVLMILTPPATSRIRDTQCGFKLFSRAALPHIVPYMHTEGWIFDIEMLMLAESAPATPVLASDGSVIGTSYGIKVAEVPIGWHEVGGSKMNLVKDSVKMAIGLAVLRASWMLGVYRRRLA; encoded by the exons ATGGCGCCTTCATCCACCATCTCGGATATCGTCGGCGCGCCATTGCAGCTGGTCTGGGGTCTTTATGACGTCGCCGCCGAAACCTCGACTCCTACTCTATTTCTAATCGCCGTGTCGGTTGCTGGACTTGCTTTTGGACTT ATATACATCGTCCTGCACATAGTTGCGCCCAAGCCTCGCCTTCCGTACCCATCCGAAAAGACttacatcaccaccaaccccgaTGGCACCATCAGCAAGCCCCGACCGCTACCCTGCTGGTACGACCGTTGGCACGCCGAGAGCCGTCTGAAGGAAcaatcttcctcttcaacaaCAGTCTCCTACCCTACCATCCCCGCCGGCTTCCCGGTCCCCGACTTCGGCACTGTCGAGCCCGCCGAAGTCGAGATCAGCGTCGTCATTCCCGCCTACAACGAAGCCGACCGGCTCATCCCAACCCTTGAAGAGATGGTCGCCTACCTCGACGAACACTTTGGCCGGCCCGCAATTTCCGGTCCCGGCTCCCGTCCCACCTCCAAGGGAACCGGCACGCCCAAGCCGCACCGCAACGTGTTCAAGGACGCCTCGGCCCACAAGCGCCAGCACCCGCCCTCGGGCTACGAGATCCTCCTAATCAACGACGGCAGCACCGACCGCACCGTTGACGTCGCCCTCGATTTCTCGCGCCAGCACAACCTGCACGACATACTTCGTATCGTCACTCTGGAAAAAAACCGGGGTAAAGGCGGCGGCGTCACACACGGCCTCCGCCACGTGCGCGGCGAGTACGCCGTGTTTGCTGACGCCGATGGAGCCTCGCGCTTCGGTGACCTGGGCAAGTTAATAGAGGGGTGCGAGGACGTGGTCGACGGGTCCAACCGGGGCGTGGCCATTGGCAGCCGTGCGCACCTCGTTGGCAGCGAAGCTGTCGTCAAGCGCTCAGCCGTCCGTAACTTTCTGATGCGCTCATTCCACTTTGTGCTGATGATCCTCACGCCGCCGGCGACGAGCCGGATCAGGGACACGCAGTGCGGGTTCAAACTGTTTTCCAGGGCGGCGCTGCCTCATATTGTGCCGTATATGCATACGGAGGGATGGATCTTTGATATCGAGATGTTGATGCTGGCTGAGTCGGCGCCGGCTACCCCTGTTCTGGCAAGCGATGGGAGTGTCATTGGCACGAGCTATGGGATAAAGGTGGCCGAGGTGCCAATTGGGTGGCATGAGGTGGGTGGGAGCAAGATGAATCTGGTCAAAGATAGTGTCAAGATGGCGATCGGCTTGGCAGTGTTGAGGGCTAGTTGGATGCTGGGAGTGTATAGGAGACGGCTTGCTTGA